From the genome of Pseudomonas sp. gcc21, one region includes:
- a CDS encoding RES family NAD+ phosphorylase encodes MRAWRISKAKRAKDLSGQGAAFEGGRWNDSEIRALYLGLSPGICCLETFVHQNLRPIIPMKITVLELPDDPALYLEPALGDLPNGWNALPADRPSMGFGTDWLNRGEQLGLILPSAVMPLERNIMLNPLHPAMEEVQIVDVLDFSYDDRMFLVRD; translated from the coding sequence ATGCGCGCCTGGCGTATTTCCAAGGCCAAGCGCGCCAAGGACTTGAGTGGCCAAGGCGCTGCCTTTGAGGGCGGGCGCTGGAACGATTCGGAGATACGCGCTTTATACCTGGGGCTGTCTCCTGGTATCTGCTGCCTGGAAACCTTTGTGCATCAGAACCTACGCCCCATCATTCCAATGAAGATCACGGTGCTTGAGTTGCCCGACGACCCGGCGCTGTACCTTGAGCCTGCCCTGGGTGATCTACCTAACGGTTGGAACGCGTTACCGGCAGACAGACCCAGCATGGGCTTTGGTACTGACTGGCTGAACCGGGGTGAACAGTTGGGCCTGATCCTGCCGTCCGCCGTTATGCCATTAGAGCGAAACATCATGCTCAACCCCCTCCACCCGGCGATGGAGGAGGTGCAGATAGTTGATGTGCTGGACTTCAGCTACGACGACCGCATGTTTCTAGTGCGTGATTGA
- a CDS encoding antitoxin Xre/MbcA/ParS toxin-binding domain-containing protein yields the protein MTYYRNPFGVIRMNATKEASAGKPATSKRVEAKAKGFEGTIKTRRVARRGRTMDLDPKDVALFFEMAARQSLRTERERIEQITAGFEETWLMALKSAFNLSQETLATIANVSTTTLGRIKSGMVLSQVASERIDRVAQVAMLAAEVFEDESVAAQWMSRPHDLLGGVTPLSLCETELGARQVRRVLHGIEWGSAA from the coding sequence TTGACGTATTACAGAAACCCATTTGGGGTGATTAGGATGAACGCTACGAAAGAAGCAAGTGCTGGAAAGCCTGCAACCAGCAAGCGTGTTGAAGCAAAGGCTAAGGGCTTTGAGGGAACCATCAAAACGAGGCGCGTTGCCCGGCGCGGTCGTACAATGGACCTCGACCCAAAAGACGTTGCTCTGTTTTTTGAAATGGCCGCTAGACAATCATTGCGCACTGAGCGCGAACGCATCGAGCAGATCACCGCAGGCTTTGAAGAAACGTGGCTTATGGCGTTGAAGTCAGCCTTCAATCTGAGCCAAGAGACCCTCGCAACTATCGCCAACGTATCTACAACAACGCTTGGGCGGATCAAGAGCGGCATGGTACTAAGCCAAGTGGCATCCGAGCGCATTGACCGCGTTGCGCAGGTGGCGATGCTGGCCGCTGAAGTCTTTGAAGATGAGAGCGTGGCCGCGCAGTGGATGTCCAGGCCGCATGATCTGTTAGGCGGTGTGACGCCCCTGTCCCTGTGCGAAACCGAACTGGGAGCCCGTCAGGTTCGCCGCGTGCTACATGGGATTGAATGGGGCAGTGCAGCCTGA
- the qatB gene encoding Qat anti-phage system associated protein QatB, translating into MGTSKGYGGPSSGLVPSWIDDVAQPAAPAAQPNGSGQANPSQPSSAPSGPVNNDGTGSLRGARSSFTRFARTGSPSDLGNALSSYVRKGVGGSSRGARRMGASRATAAKLLSIFGDVQRNGAAETLRRLQLTVAPGQPASQVLLTLLEFICPPGGAIDEGVARQAALNTIAEQDEAGSGSFEDMTQADRQNFFLDFVANSIESMIMADLGGRGITMPDDVEAVEHIQSQLSSFITGCTRGQLANRLEQWPAPTDQEVNQVTSAIYEAAFDLIATAAEGLE; encoded by the coding sequence ATGGGTACCTCCAAAGGATATGGAGGCCCGAGCTCCGGCTTGGTGCCCTCCTGGATTGATGATGTGGCACAGCCAGCTGCCCCGGCTGCTCAACCGAACGGGTCAGGCCAAGCTAACCCATCTCAGCCTAGCTCAGCTCCGTCAGGGCCGGTAAACAATGACGGTACAGGCTCACTTCGGGGGGCTCGCAGCAGCTTCACCCGGTTCGCCCGCACTGGAAGCCCCAGCGATTTGGGAAACGCCCTGTCTTCATATGTGCGTAAAGGCGTAGGGGGATCGTCGAGAGGCGCACGCCGCATGGGGGCATCCCGAGCTACCGCGGCAAAGTTGCTCAGTATCTTCGGAGATGTTCAGCGCAACGGGGCCGCGGAGACACTGCGGCGGTTGCAGCTCACCGTGGCACCAGGGCAACCGGCCTCCCAGGTGCTGCTCACGCTGCTGGAGTTCATTTGCCCGCCTGGCGGCGCGATTGACGAAGGTGTTGCTCGCCAGGCTGCGCTGAATACGATCGCCGAACAGGACGAGGCAGGCAGTGGTAGCTTCGAGGACATGACTCAAGCTGATCGGCAGAACTTCTTCCTCGACTTTGTAGCGAACTCGATTGAGAGCATGATCATGGCTGACTTGGGCGGTAGGGGCATCACCATGCCGGATGATGTGGAAGCGGTTGAGCACATTCAATCTCAGTTGAGTTCTTTCATCACGGGTTGTACAAGGGGGCAGCTTGCCAACCGGCTGGAGCAATGGCCGGCTCCTACAGACCAAGAGGTCAATCAGGTCACGTCTGCGATTTATGAGGCGGCATTCGATCTTATCGCGACTGCAGCGGAGGGGCTGGAATGA
- a CDS encoding IS3 family transposase: MALGRRGKPSELLIHTDQGVQYRTGQYQAILARNGIEPSMSRKGKYLDNAAMESFFHTLKTEHVRHHRYRTREQARQNLFDYIEIFYNRQRRHSYLDYMTPFEYEQRNAVS; the protein is encoded by the coding sequence ATGGCATTAGGTCGACGCGGCAAACCTTCCGAACTGTTGATCCACACCGATCAAGGGGTGCAGTACCGGACTGGCCAGTATCAAGCAATCCTAGCCAGAAACGGTATCGAGCCTAGCATGAGCCGCAAGGGGAAATACCTGGATAACGCAGCGATGGAGAGCTTCTTCCACACCCTGAAGACTGAGCATGTGAGGCACCACCGCTACCGGACTCGTGAGCAGGCTAGGCAAAACTTATTTGATTACATCGAGATTTTTTACAACCGACAGCGCCGGCACTCATACTTGGATTACATGACGCCATTCGAATATGAGCAACGAAACGCTGTCTCTTAA
- the qatC gene encoding Qat anti-phage system QueC-like protein QatC, which translates to MRHHSIICRLGETDDQDLALLEPGSVITNIQFLDGFGRLQFGIGQAIEQLADLGLSPGETVVDLALLAATLTAADTRISRDTESENAWTREIDLYVPVADTTLWIATSDMLASTLKFLTGDRWRVVFRERPTGIGELSPAPESLRTDESDSVCLFSGGMDSFIGAIDLLSGGAKPLLVSHYWDTNSTSTYQNDCRAALQARFSQTSINHVQARVGFPHDLVEDGGSEDTLRARSFLFFALAAMAAEAIGDSITIHVPENGLISLNVPLDPRRLGACSTRTTHPYYMARVNELFERLGLSTRLFNMFSHRTKGQMAEQCADQVFLADHVHLTMSCSSPGKARYHPDPLNRTPKHCGFCVPCIIRRAAIHRGCGPDQTRYVIADLHAQALDTNKSDGEHVRSFQLAIARLKRAPHRVKFAIHEPGPLIDHPDRLNDFEQVYRDGLLEVDYYLEGVIAIPL; encoded by the coding sequence ATGAGGCACCACAGCATCATCTGCAGACTTGGCGAAACGGATGACCAGGATCTGGCGCTGCTGGAGCCAGGCAGTGTCATCACCAACATCCAATTCCTCGACGGGTTCGGGCGACTACAGTTTGGGATTGGCCAAGCCATTGAGCAATTGGCTGATCTGGGTCTGAGCCCGGGAGAGACTGTCGTAGACCTGGCACTATTGGCGGCAACTCTTACCGCTGCGGATACCAGAATCTCACGGGACACCGAGTCGGAAAATGCCTGGACGAGAGAGATCGACCTCTACGTCCCTGTCGCTGATACCACACTGTGGATAGCAACGTCCGACATGTTGGCCTCGACATTGAAATTCCTCACTGGTGATCGCTGGCGTGTGGTCTTCCGCGAGCGGCCCACAGGTATCGGTGAGCTATCTCCCGCTCCGGAGAGCTTGAGAACAGATGAGTCGGACAGCGTCTGCCTGTTCTCAGGGGGGATGGACAGCTTCATTGGGGCGATCGATCTACTCAGTGGCGGCGCGAAGCCATTGCTTGTGAGCCATTACTGGGACACCAACAGCACCAGCACCTACCAGAACGACTGCCGGGCAGCGCTGCAGGCGAGGTTTTCCCAAACGTCGATCAATCACGTCCAGGCCCGTGTGGGGTTCCCACACGATCTCGTGGAGGATGGTGGCAGTGAGGATACACTTCGCGCGCGCTCATTCCTGTTCTTCGCGCTGGCGGCGATGGCTGCGGAAGCGATCGGCGACTCGATTACCATCCATGTGCCTGAAAATGGCCTCATTTCTCTGAACGTCCCCTTGGATCCGCGCCGCCTGGGTGCATGTAGCACGCGCACGACGCATCCATACTACATGGCGCGCGTGAATGAGCTTTTTGAGCGTTTGGGCCTGAGCACGAGGCTGTTCAACATGTTCAGCCATCGCACCAAGGGGCAGATGGCTGAGCAGTGCGCAGACCAAGTGTTCCTAGCGGATCATGTACATCTGACGATGTCGTGCTCGTCGCCTGGAAAGGCTAGGTACCATCCCGATCCCTTGAATCGAACACCCAAGCACTGTGGTTTCTGCGTTCCCTGTATCATCAGGCGGGCAGCGATTCACCGCGGGTGCGGGCCAGATCAGACCCGCTATGTCATAGCGGATCTGCATGCGCAAGCGTTGGACACGAACAAATCTGATGGCGAACATGTGCGCTCTTTTCAACTGGCCATCGCTCGCCTCAAGCGTGCTCCACACCGCGTCAAATTCGCAATTCATGAGCCAGGGCCTTTGATCGACCATCCTGACAGACTGAATGACTTCGAACAGGTTTATCGAGATGGGTTGCTGGAAGTCGACTATTACCTTGAGGGTGTGATAGCCATACCACTATGA
- a CDS encoding ISL3 family transposase, which produces MTHFSDNILHLPEYHVLGTKVEEHDLHYQIEAPEPLACEECGVENEFVRFGKRDVAYRDLPIHGKRVTLWVVRRRYTCRACGKTFRPTLPEMVDTHRMTRRLYSHVEKEAFNHPYAYVADTTGLDEKTIREIFKKKAEFLAIWHRFETPRCLGIDELYLNRRYRCILTNLEERTLLDLLPGRQQDAVTKRLMSMTERDKVEIVSMDMWKPYRRAVQAVLPQARIVVDKFHVVRMANEALEKVRKGLRKELTANQRRTLKGDRKILLKRAHDVSDRERLIMETWTGAFPQLLAAYEHKERFYHIWGCATRRDAEKALAAWVDGIPQGQKEVWKDLVSAVSGWREEVLTYFETDIPITNAFTESINRLAKDKNRDGRGYSFEVMRARMLYTTKHKKKTPQTKESPFLGKATMTYSMGLPEAEKNYGVDLSTFWED; this is translated from the coding sequence ATGACGCACTTTTCTGACAACATTCTCCACCTGCCGGAATACCACGTCCTGGGCACCAAGGTGGAAGAGCATGATCTCCACTACCAGATCGAAGCTCCTGAGCCTCTAGCTTGCGAGGAATGCGGCGTTGAGAATGAGTTTGTCAGGTTCGGCAAGCGCGATGTGGCCTATCGTGACCTACCCATCCACGGCAAGCGGGTCACCCTCTGGGTGGTCCGTCGCCGGTACACATGTCGAGCCTGCGGAAAGACATTCCGTCCGACGCTCCCCGAGATGGTGGACACTCATCGCATGACGCGGAGGCTTTACAGCCATGTTGAAAAGGAGGCCTTCAACCACCCCTACGCCTATGTAGCCGATACCACGGGCCTCGATGAGAAGACCATACGCGAAATCTTCAAGAAAAAGGCTGAGTTCCTGGCGATTTGGCACCGCTTCGAGACTCCTCGTTGCCTGGGCATCGACGAGCTGTACCTGAATCGCCGCTACCGCTGCATCCTGACCAACTTGGAGGAGCGTACTCTGTTAGACCTGCTGCCCGGTCGTCAGCAGGACGCGGTGACGAAGCGGCTCATGAGCATGACTGAGCGCGACAAGGTCGAGATCGTCAGCATGGACATGTGGAAGCCCTACCGCCGTGCCGTTCAGGCGGTGCTGCCACAGGCCCGCATTGTGGTCGATAAGTTCCATGTGGTGCGTATGGCCAACGAAGCCCTGGAGAAGGTCCGCAAGGGGCTCAGGAAGGAGTTGACGGCCAACCAGCGACGAACCCTTAAGGGCGACCGGAAGATCCTGCTGAAGCGGGCTCACGACGTCTCAGACCGCGAGCGTCTCATCATGGAAACCTGGACAGGGGCCTTCCCCCAGCTCCTGGCAGCCTATGAGCACAAGGAGCGGTTCTACCACATCTGGGGCTGTGCCACCCGGCGGGATGCTGAGAAGGCGTTGGCTGCCTGGGTTGACGGCATCCCGCAGGGGCAGAAGGAGGTCTGGAAGGATCTCGTTAGCGCCGTCAGTGGCTGGCGTGAGGAGGTGCTGACCTACTTCGAGACCGACATCCCAATCACCAACGCCTTCACGGAGTCGATCAACCGGCTGGCCAAGGACAAGAACCGCGATGGCCGGGGCTATTCATTCGAGGTGATGCGGGCCCGGATGCTCTACACCACCAAGCACAAGAAGAAGACGCCACAGACCAAGGAATCTCCGTTCCTGGGCAAGGCCACCATGACCTACAGCATGGGTCTCCCCGAGGCCGAGAAGAACTACGGCGTCGATCTATCAACCTTCTGGGAGGATTAA
- a CDS encoding DUF6338 family protein produces MDELVKEVIPLLQYLIPGFVATWIFYTLTSFKRPDTFGQIVQALIFTFFIHGIVTGIGELLIAVGNAVWVWGVWDQKAIATWSAVIAVLLGLLTCFLVNKGYLHAFLRFAGITVKTSCPNEWFSAFNRYKRFVVLHLKYDRRIYGWPEEWPSEPNSGQFVILDPAWLDEDGNEYPLGVDAFVIDATQVQWVELSKKTW; encoded by the coding sequence ATGGATGAGCTAGTTAAAGAAGTAATTCCGCTACTTCAATATTTGATTCCTGGCTTTGTTGCGACCTGGATTTTTTACACGCTCACCTCATTCAAGCGGCCAGATACTTTTGGGCAAATAGTTCAGGCTCTGATATTTACGTTCTTCATCCACGGAATCGTTACAGGCATTGGTGAACTGCTGATTGCCGTCGGTAATGCCGTGTGGGTGTGGGGAGTGTGGGATCAGAAAGCAATCGCAACTTGGTCAGCTGTGATCGCGGTCCTGCTTGGGTTGCTCACGTGCTTCTTGGTCAATAAAGGCTATTTACATGCTTTTCTTCGATTTGCGGGGATCACCGTTAAGACCTCTTGCCCAAATGAATGGTTTAGTGCGTTCAACCGGTATAAGAGATTTGTGGTTCTACATCTAAAATATGATCGTCGTATTTATGGTTGGCCGGAGGAGTGGCCATCAGAACCAAATAGCGGTCAGTTTGTTATCCTTGACCCCGCTTGGCTGGATGAAGATGGGAACGAGTATCCGCTTGGTGTGGATGCATTTGTAATCGACGCCACGCAGGTACAATGGGTAGAGCTCAGTAAGAAAACTTGGTGA
- the qatA gene encoding Qat anti-phage system ATPase QatA, protein MFLNDQETATDLLYYTPIAKTVERLLRESRGAPVTIGVHGDWGAGKSSVLKMTQQILNSDDRVCCIWFNGWTFEGFEDAKTVVIQTIVDELRRARPGSAKVAEAAKKVLRRVDWFKLAKQAGGLGITAFTGIPNLNQLRGAVESISSFVQNPGEHLSLERLNDLAKEAGGFIKDADIESEQLPEHMHEFRAEFEELLTAADIDQLVVIVDDLDRCLPKTAIATLEAIRLFLFVDRTAFVVGADEAMIEYAVREHFPDLPQGAGPVTYARNYLEKLIQVPFRIPALGLAETRSYITLLQLESFVKTDDDRFKALLNTAQQDMLRPWKSTGLDRKAVAGAFGSPLPDYAQEALDTSALLARILSEGTRGNPRQIKRFLNSMMLRYAIAEARGFAEDIRRPILAKIMLAERFHPDFYEQLARIASLDAGGTVPAITELEKRAKKSKGTDSEPNEEKGSGKLKAVANSGDVNDWEKSDWISKWAAIDPALTGVDLRPYIFVTRDKRSSLMGQVAVSHLEALVDKLMGPPLQIRQATTKKEIVGLAEVDAENVFDALRDQIIQADDFANQPKGVAGLIELVKQRPALQKRLIEFIRSLPTAKLGMWAPAPWHECLKDTNAIQAFERILRGWSQQVENENLQKAANRVLAFSGKS, encoded by the coding sequence ATGTTCTTGAACGACCAGGAAACGGCTACCGACCTGCTGTATTACACCCCCATCGCTAAAACAGTGGAGCGTTTACTTCGCGAATCACGGGGGGCGCCGGTCACCATTGGCGTTCACGGTGACTGGGGTGCCGGTAAATCCAGCGTTCTGAAAATGACCCAGCAGATCCTCAACTCTGATGATCGCGTCTGCTGTATCTGGTTCAACGGGTGGACATTCGAAGGTTTTGAGGACGCGAAAACTGTCGTCATCCAGACGATTGTCGATGAGTTGAGGCGTGCGCGCCCTGGCTCAGCGAAGGTTGCTGAGGCCGCAAAGAAGGTCTTACGCCGAGTTGATTGGTTCAAACTGGCCAAGCAAGCAGGTGGGTTAGGCATTACCGCGTTCACAGGCATCCCCAACCTCAATCAGTTAAGAGGAGCTGTGGAATCGATTTCTTCCTTTGTGCAGAACCCCGGTGAACATCTGAGCCTTGAACGGCTCAATGACCTTGCTAAAGAGGCTGGAGGTTTCATCAAAGATGCTGATATCGAGTCTGAGCAGCTTCCCGAGCACATGCATGAGTTCAGAGCCGAGTTCGAAGAGCTCTTAACGGCTGCCGACATTGACCAGTTGGTGGTCATCGTTGATGACCTTGATCGATGCTTGCCGAAGACAGCAATTGCCACGCTTGAGGCCATCCGCCTCTTCCTCTTCGTAGACCGGACAGCATTCGTGGTCGGGGCTGACGAGGCGATGATCGAGTACGCGGTACGCGAACACTTTCCAGACCTCCCGCAAGGCGCGGGGCCTGTGACGTACGCGCGTAACTACCTCGAAAAGCTCATCCAAGTACCGTTCCGCATCCCGGCTCTAGGGCTGGCGGAAACCCGTAGTTACATCACGCTGCTGCAGTTGGAGAGCTTCGTCAAAACGGATGACGATCGATTCAAGGCGCTCTTGAATACCGCCCAGCAGGATATGCTCCGTCCTTGGAAGAGCACCGGCCTCGACCGCAAAGCCGTAGCTGGCGCTTTCGGCAGCCCGCTTCCCGACTATGCCCAGGAAGCATTGGATACCAGTGCCTTGTTGGCCCGAATCTTGAGCGAAGGAACCCGGGGCAACCCCCGGCAGATCAAACGCTTCCTTAACTCCATGATGCTGCGTTACGCCATCGCCGAAGCTCGTGGATTTGCTGAGGACATCCGGCGTCCAATACTTGCGAAAATCATGCTGGCTGAGCGTTTTCACCCTGACTTTTACGAGCAGTTGGCCCGGATCGCGAGCCTGGATGCGGGCGGTACGGTGCCGGCAATCACCGAACTGGAAAAACGTGCCAAGAAGTCCAAGGGTACCGATTCAGAGCCGAATGAGGAAAAGGGCTCTGGGAAGCTCAAGGCAGTGGCCAACTCTGGAGATGTGAACGACTGGGAGAAGAGCGATTGGATCAGCAAATGGGCGGCGATCGATCCCGCGCTGACTGGCGTGGATCTGCGCCCCTATATCTTCGTGACTCGCGACAAACGCAGTTCCTTGATGGGGCAGGTTGCGGTAAGTCATCTCGAAGCGCTTGTCGACAAGCTCATGGGCCCACCATTACAGATCCGGCAAGCGACCACGAAGAAAGAAATTGTGGGATTGGCGGAGGTTGATGCCGAGAATGTTTTTGACGCACTCCGCGATCAGATAATCCAGGCGGATGATTTTGCGAATCAACCCAAAGGTGTCGCGGGGTTGATCGAGCTTGTCAAACAACGCCCCGCGCTGCAGAAGCGCCTGATCGAATTTATCCGATCTCTGCCCACGGCAAAACTCGGCATGTGGGCTCCCGCCCCATGGCATGAATGCCTTAAGGATACAAATGCTATCCAAGCGTTCGAGCGAATTCTGAGGGGCTGGAGCCAACAAGTCGAGAACGAGAATCTTCAGAAGGCGGCCAATCGCGTACTGGCCTTCAGCGGCAAATCATAA
- a CDS encoding ferric reductase-like transmembrane domain-containing protein gives MKVLKPGQAVGITVAISFLLVLWEVPVSTWATSATLSLAAGVAALALMATSAILASRWAWVERLLGGLDRVYLAHKWMGVWALGLASYHLVFKAGLDAWDVAPILEVSKYWTRLLRQLSFVALMFIILLALNRKIPYHLWRSWHKLSGPLFVVVILHWLTFESPIALSEPAGLWLGILSVLGVAAAAWKLLLYPRLARHGEYEVVEVSPGAGAVRLRLAPVGSGVAFQPGQFGFLRLKEEGLREPHPFTIASASQENGAVEFFIRGLGDFTRKLVSESRVGMRADIYAPHGHFTRPERAGHEVWVAGGVGISPFISWLQDPEAESLERVTLFYCYTPGREFPDVEALQAQADARGVELVPVPAGPNSVAFRERLAEIAHEVPADSVEIRFCGPQGLKEAVRQQMEALDIPRHNLAYEYFDFR, from the coding sequence ATGAAAGTGCTGAAACCCGGGCAGGCCGTGGGCATCACGGTCGCCATCAGTTTCCTGCTGGTGCTGTGGGAAGTACCCGTATCCACCTGGGCCACGTCGGCCACCCTGAGCCTGGCGGCGGGGGTGGCTGCCCTGGCGTTGATGGCCACCTCGGCCATTCTGGCCAGCCGATGGGCCTGGGTCGAGCGGCTGCTGGGCGGGCTGGACCGGGTCTACCTCGCCCATAAGTGGATGGGTGTGTGGGCGCTGGGCCTGGCCTCGTACCACCTGGTGTTCAAGGCCGGTCTCGACGCCTGGGACGTGGCGCCGATCCTCGAGGTCAGCAAGTACTGGACCCGCCTGCTGCGCCAACTTAGCTTCGTGGCGCTGATGTTCATCATCCTGCTGGCGCTCAACCGCAAGATTCCCTACCACCTGTGGCGGAGCTGGCACAAGCTCTCCGGCCCGCTGTTCGTGGTGGTTATCCTGCACTGGCTGACCTTCGAGTCACCCATCGCCCTGAGCGAGCCCGCCGGCCTCTGGCTGGGTATCCTCTCGGTGCTCGGCGTGGCGGCGGCCGCCTGGAAGCTGCTGCTCTATCCGCGCCTCGCCCGCCATGGCGAATATGAGGTGGTAGAGGTTTCGCCCGGCGCCGGAGCGGTTCGCCTGCGCCTGGCACCGGTGGGCAGCGGCGTGGCCTTCCAGCCCGGCCAGTTCGGCTTCCTGCGGCTGAAGGAGGAGGGACTGCGCGAGCCGCACCCCTTCACCATCGCCTCGGCCAGCCAGGAGAACGGCGCGGTGGAGTTCTTCATCCGCGGGCTGGGCGACTTCACCCGCAAGCTGGTCAGCGAGAGCCGGGTGGGCATGCGCGCGGATATCTACGCACCTCACGGGCACTTCACGCGGCCCGAGCGGGCCGGCCATGAAGTGTGGGTCGCCGGCGGGGTGGGGATCTCGCCGTTCATCTCCTGGCTGCAGGATCCCGAGGCCGAGTCGCTGGAGCGGGTCACGCTCTTCTACTGCTACACCCCGGGGCGGGAGTTCCCCGACGTCGAAGCCCTGCAGGCCCAGGCCGACGCGCGCGGCGTGGAGTTGGTGCCGGTACCCGCCGGGCCGAACAGTGTCGCCTTCCGCGAGCGCCTGGCCGAGATCGCCCACGAAGTGCCGGCCGACAGCGTGGAGATCCGCTTCTGCGGTCCCCAGGGGTTGAAGGAAGCGGTGCGCCAGCAGATGGAGGCGCTGGATATTCCGCGCCACAACCTGGCCTACGAGTACTTCGATTTTCGCTAA
- the qatD gene encoding Qat anti-phage system TatD family nuclease QatD, with protein sequence MKPQNSTSPKWVDFHCHLDLYPDHERLIVECDQAEVATLAVTTTPKAWRRNCELAASARHVRVALGLHPQLVAERESELPLLERLLEETRYVGEVGLDAGPRFYRSFDAQERVFKRVLEACAEQGGKILTVHSVRSVGKVLSHIERLLPSDRGTVVLHWFTGSANEAKRAVELGCYFSINSQMLASTKHRNLVASLPSDRLLTETDGPFVQREGRSTRPAVDIPKTVQALAMLREQSPEQAAEQIVSNLRVLVSS encoded by the coding sequence ATGAAGCCGCAGAACAGCACAAGTCCCAAATGGGTAGATTTCCACTGCCACCTTGATCTTTATCCCGATCACGAGCGTCTAATAGTGGAATGCGATCAGGCTGAGGTTGCCACCTTGGCCGTGACCACGACACCGAAAGCATGGCGGCGCAATTGTGAGCTTGCGGCCTCGGCTCGGCATGTCCGGGTGGCATTGGGGCTACATCCCCAACTGGTAGCAGAGCGCGAATCCGAGCTTCCGCTCTTGGAACGTTTGCTTGAGGAGACTCGATACGTCGGAGAGGTAGGGCTGGATGCCGGGCCCAGATTCTATCGAAGCTTTGATGCTCAGGAGCGGGTATTCAAAAGGGTGCTCGAGGCTTGCGCGGAGCAGGGCGGGAAAATCCTGACCGTCCACAGTGTCCGGAGTGTAGGCAAGGTGCTATCCCACATTGAGCGCCTGCTTCCGAGCGACCGTGGGACGGTGGTTCTCCACTGGTTCACCGGTTCAGCTAACGAGGCCAAGAGGGCCGTGGAGCTTGGATGCTATTTCTCTATCAACTCGCAGATGCTGGCCTCCACCAAGCATCGCAACCTCGTCGCCTCGCTTCCGTCCGACCGGCTTCTCACCGAGACCGATGGCCCGTTCGTGCAACGTGAGGGGCGATCAACCAGGCCTGCTGTAGATATCCCGAAAACTGTACAAGCTTTGGCAATGCTTCGAGAGCAATCACCAGAGCAAGCAGCTGAGCAGATCGTCAGTAATCTGCGTGTTTTAGTGTCCAGCTAG
- a CDS encoding DUF4113 domain-containing protein translates to MMTHVAQDALRSTYREGYGYAKAGVILTHIVDAEGYTADMFCPGDSAPSQTVMSLVDQINRKWGRGSVRFARTAAQPGWAMKRQYLSPSYMTEWSQLKKVRLG, encoded by the coding sequence ATGATGACGCACGTCGCCCAGGATGCGCTGCGGTCGACGTACCGGGAGGGTTATGGCTACGCCAAGGCCGGAGTCATCCTCACGCACATTGTGGATGCCGAGGGCTATACCGCCGATATGTTCTGTCCGGGGGACTCAGCACCAAGCCAGACAGTCATGAGTCTGGTGGACCAGATAAACCGCAAGTGGGGCCGTGGCAGTGTCAGATTCGCCCGCACCGCTGCACAGCCGGGCTGGGCCATGAAACGGCAATACCTTTCTCCGTCGTACATGACGGAATGGAGCCAGCTGAAGAAGGTGCGTCTAGGGTGA